In a single window of the Lynx canadensis isolate LIC74 chromosome E2, mLynCan4.pri.v2, whole genome shotgun sequence genome:
- the CIAO2B gene encoding cytosolic iron-sulfur assembly component 2B: MPTAAGSGFAMVGGGGVGGGLLENANPLIYERSGERPVTAGEEDEQVPDSIDAREIFDLIRSINDPEHPLTLEELNVVEQVRVQVSDPESTVAVAFTPTIPHCSMATLIGLSIKVKLLRSLPQRFKMDVHITPGTHASEHAVNKQLADKERVAAALENTHLLEVVNQCLSARS; the protein is encoded by the exons ATGCCTACTGCGGCCGGCAGCGGTTTCGCGatggtggggggcggcggggtggggggcggcctcTTGGAGAACGCTAACCCCCTCATCTACGAGCGCTCTGGGGAGCGGCCGGTGACCGCGGGCGAGGAGGACGAGCAGGTTCCAGACAGCATCGACGCGCGCGAGATCTTCG ATTTGATTCGCTCCATCAATGACCCGGAACATCCACTGACGCTGGAAGAATTGAATGTAGTCGAGCAAGTCCGGGTTCAG GTGAGCGACCCCGAGAGCACGGTGGCCGTGGCCTTCACACCCACCATTCCACACTGCAGCATGGCCACCCTTATTGGCCTGTCCATCAAAGTCAAGCTTCTTCGATCTCTTCCCCAGCGTTTCAAG ATGGACGTGCACATTACACCAGGGACCCATGCCTCAGAACACGCAG TGAACAAGCAGCTTGCGGATAAGGAACGGGTGGCAGCTGCCCTAGAGAATACCCACCTGTTGGAGGTTGTGAACCAGTGCCTGTCAGCCCGCTCCTAA
- the RRAD gene encoding GTP-binding protein RAD isoform X1 — protein sequence MKNLSAPERHGVQPGSLRPRECPRPPVPRCRFYHTASGAMTLNGGGSGAGGNRGGGRERERRRGSTPWGPAPPLHRRSMPVDERDLQAALAPGALAAAGTGTRTGAQGATLEWHEGSSESLSSGGSDSDESVYKVLLLGAPGVGKSALARIFGGVEDGPEAEAAGHTYDRSIIVDGEEASLMVYDIWEQDSGRWLPGHCMAMGDAYVIVYSVTDKESFEKASELRVQLRRARQTDDVPIILVGNKSDLVRSREVSLDEGRACAVVFDCKFIETSAALHHNVQALFEGVVRQIRLRRDSKEANARRQAGTRRRESLGKKAKRFLGRIVARNSRKMAFRAKSKSCHDLSVL from the exons ATGAAGAACCTCAGCGCTCCAGAGAGGCATGGTGTCCAACCAGGGTCCCTCAGGCCCAGGGAGTGTCCCCGACCACCTGTACCCAGATGTAGGTTTTACCAT ACGGCGTCGGGCGCGATGACTCTGAATGGCGGCGGCAGCGGAGCGGGCGGGAACCGCGGCGGGGGCCGGGAGCGCGAGCGCCGTCGGGGCAGCACACCCTGGGGCCCGGCGCCCCCGCTGCACCGCCGAAGCATGCCGGTGGACGAGCGGGACCTGCAGGCGGCGCTGGCTCCGGGCGCTCTGGCAGCGGCCGGGACCGGGACCAGGACCGGGGCCCAGGGTGCGACGCTCGAATGGCACGAGGGCTCCTCCGAGTCGCTCAGCTCAGGGGGCAGTGACTCAGACGAGAGCGTCTACAAGGTGCTgctgctgggggcgcctggcgtGGGCAAGAGCGCTCTGGCGCGAATCTTCGGTGGTGTAGAGGATGGGCCTGAAGCAGAGGCCGCAG GGCACACATATGATCGGTCCATCATAGTGGATGGAGAGGAGGCATCACTCATGGTCTATGACATCTGGGAGCAG GATAGTGGCCGCTGGCTACCTGGTCATTGCATGGCTATGGGCGATGCATACGTCATCGTGTACTCAGTGACAGATAAGGAAAGCTTCGAGAAGGCCTCAGAGCTGCGAGTCCAGCTGCGGCGGGCACGGCAGACGGACGATGTGCCCATTATCCTAGTGGGCAACAAGAGCGACCTGGTGCGCTCTCGAGAGGTCTCCTTGGATG AGGGCCGGGCGTGTGCCGTGGTCTTCGACTGCAAGTTTATTGAGACCTCAGCAGCGCTGCACCATAATGTCCAGGCCCTGTTTGAGGGTGTCGTGCGCCAGATACGCCTGCGCAGGGACAGCAAAGAGGCCAATGCACGTCGACAGGCGGGTACCCGGCGGCGAGAGAGCCTTGGCAAGAAGGCAAAGCGTTTCTTGGGCCGCATTGTAGCACGCAACAGCCGCAAGATGGCCTTTCGCGCCAAGTCCAAGTCCTGCCACGATCTCTCCGTGCTCTAG
- the RRAD gene encoding GTP-binding protein RAD isoform X2 encodes MTLNGGGSGAGGNRGGGRERERRRGSTPWGPAPPLHRRSMPVDERDLQAALAPGALAAAGTGTRTGAQGATLEWHEGSSESLSSGGSDSDESVYKVLLLGAPGVGKSALARIFGGVEDGPEAEAAGHTYDRSIIVDGEEASLMVYDIWEQDSGRWLPGHCMAMGDAYVIVYSVTDKESFEKASELRVQLRRARQTDDVPIILVGNKSDLVRSREVSLDEGRACAVVFDCKFIETSAALHHNVQALFEGVVRQIRLRRDSKEANARRQAGTRRRESLGKKAKRFLGRIVARNSRKMAFRAKSKSCHDLSVL; translated from the exons ATGACTCTGAATGGCGGCGGCAGCGGAGCGGGCGGGAACCGCGGCGGGGGCCGGGAGCGCGAGCGCCGTCGGGGCAGCACACCCTGGGGCCCGGCGCCCCCGCTGCACCGCCGAAGCATGCCGGTGGACGAGCGGGACCTGCAGGCGGCGCTGGCTCCGGGCGCTCTGGCAGCGGCCGGGACCGGGACCAGGACCGGGGCCCAGGGTGCGACGCTCGAATGGCACGAGGGCTCCTCCGAGTCGCTCAGCTCAGGGGGCAGTGACTCAGACGAGAGCGTCTACAAGGTGCTgctgctgggggcgcctggcgtGGGCAAGAGCGCTCTGGCGCGAATCTTCGGTGGTGTAGAGGATGGGCCTGAAGCAGAGGCCGCAG GGCACACATATGATCGGTCCATCATAGTGGATGGAGAGGAGGCATCACTCATGGTCTATGACATCTGGGAGCAG GATAGTGGCCGCTGGCTACCTGGTCATTGCATGGCTATGGGCGATGCATACGTCATCGTGTACTCAGTGACAGATAAGGAAAGCTTCGAGAAGGCCTCAGAGCTGCGAGTCCAGCTGCGGCGGGCACGGCAGACGGACGATGTGCCCATTATCCTAGTGGGCAACAAGAGCGACCTGGTGCGCTCTCGAGAGGTCTCCTTGGATG AGGGCCGGGCGTGTGCCGTGGTCTTCGACTGCAAGTTTATTGAGACCTCAGCAGCGCTGCACCATAATGTCCAGGCCCTGTTTGAGGGTGTCGTGCGCCAGATACGCCTGCGCAGGGACAGCAAAGAGGCCAATGCACGTCGACAGGCGGGTACCCGGCGGCGAGAGAGCCTTGGCAAGAAGGCAAAGCGTTTCTTGGGCCGCATTGTAGCACGCAACAGCCGCAAGATGGCCTTTCGCGCCAAGTCCAAGTCCTGCCACGATCTCTCCGTGCTCTAG